The Lactuca sativa cultivar Salinas chromosome 2, Lsat_Salinas_v11, whole genome shotgun sequence genome includes a window with the following:
- the LOC111920070 gene encoding membrane-anchored ubiquitin-fold protein 2 — protein sequence MSGVVQDSLEIKFRLIDGSDIGPKSFPAAASVATLKESILSQWPKEKENAPRTVKDVKIISAGKILENNRTVGECRSALCDVPGGITTMHVVISQPPQEKEKKATSNLKQNKCACVIL from the exons ATGTCGGGAGTTGTTCAAGATTCACTAGAGATTAAGTTTCGTTTGATTGATGGATCAGATATTGGTCCAAAAAGCTTTCCAGCAGCTGCAAGTGTTGCAACCTTGAAAGAAAGCATCCTTTCTCAATGGCCTAAAG AGAAGGAGAATGCACCAAGAACTGTAAAAGATGTAAAGATAATTAGTGCAGGAAAAATATTGGAGAACAATAGAACAGTAGGAGAATGCAGAAGTGCTTTATGTGATGTCCCTGGTGGAATTACAACAATGCATGTTGTTATTAGTCAACCCCCACAGGAAAAAG AAAAGAAAGCGACAAGTAACCTCAAACAAAACAAATGCGCCTGTGTTATATTATGA